Proteins from a genomic interval of Haemophilus parainfluenzae T3T1:
- the mobA gene encoding molybdenum cofactor guanylyltransferase MobA: MEYTISAVILAGGKARRMNGADKGLQLLQNKPLISHVIERLQPQVVDISINANRHHTEYAQWGFPVFSDELPDFQGPLSGMLTSLEQAKTDFVLFVPCDSPYFPQNLLEKLKSAVKNDRTLIAYAKDKEREHPTFCLMSVQLKEKLRAYLNEGERRLLQFMNKNGAVAVQFGEQEGRFVNFNTLEDLQ; the protein is encoded by the coding sequence ATGGAATACACAATAAGTGCGGTTATTTTGGCTGGCGGAAAAGCACGGAGAATGAATGGGGCGGATAAAGGCTTACAGCTTTTACAAAATAAACCGTTAATTAGTCATGTGATTGAGCGCTTACAACCCCAAGTAGTTGATATATCGATTAATGCTAATCGTCACCATACGGAGTATGCTCAATGGGGGTTTCCCGTATTTTCAGATGAATTGCCTGATTTTCAGGGACCGTTGAGTGGTATGCTAACATCACTCGAACAAGCTAAAACAGATTTTGTACTTTTTGTGCCTTGTGATAGTCCGTATTTTCCACAAAACTTATTAGAAAAACTAAAAAGCGCGGTTAAAAATGACCGCACTTTAATTGCTTATGCAAAAGATAAGGAGCGTGAACACCCGACATTTTGTTTGATGTCAGTTCAGCTTAAAGAGAAGTTACGCGCTTATTTAAACGAAGGCGAACGCCGTCTATTACAATTTATGAACAAAAATGGTGCGGTTGCTGTCCAGTTTGGCGAACAAGAAGGACGATTTGTAAATTTTAATACCTTAGAAGATTTACAATAA
- a CDS encoding YihD family protein, with protein MKCKRLNEVLELLQPYWSKDPDLSLLQILQKIADEAGFDKPVAELSDEVIIYHLKMHGTDKFEPIPGIKKDYEEDFKTALLKARGIIK; from the coding sequence ATGAAATGTAAGCGTTTAAATGAAGTTTTGGAACTTTTACAACCTTACTGGTCTAAAGACCCAGATCTTAGCTTGCTACAAATTTTGCAAAAAATTGCTGATGAAGCAGGTTTCGATAAGCCAGTGGCAGAATTATCTGATGAAGTGATTATTTATCATTTAAAAATGCATGGCACAGATAAGTTTGAGCCAATTCCTGGCATCAAAAAAGATTATGAAGAAGATTTTAAAACCGCATTGTTAAAAGCGCGCGGAATTATTAAATAA
- the dsbA gene encoding thiol:disulfide interchange protein DsbA: MKKFLFLLGALFSFNAFAANLEEGKQYVQVGQTASAQPEVIEFFSFYCPHCYAFEMEYHIPKQVAESLPKGTEFKQYHVNFLGRQSENLTRAWALAMALGAESKVKAPLFEAAQQDKLSSMDDIRKIFIDNGVTAEQFDNNINSFAVNGLVNKQVNAAEQFQVRGVPDFYVNGKYRVNPEGLNYDDFVKDYVETVKGLLQK, translated from the coding sequence ATGAAAAAATTTTTATTTTTACTCGGTGCTTTATTTTCATTTAACGCATTCGCAGCTAATTTAGAAGAAGGTAAACAATACGTTCAAGTGGGTCAAACCGCTTCTGCACAGCCTGAAGTGATTGAATTTTTCTCTTTCTACTGCCCGCATTGCTATGCCTTTGAAATGGAATACCACATTCCAAAACAAGTTGCAGAAAGCTTACCAAAAGGCACTGAATTTAAACAATATCATGTTAACTTCTTAGGTCGTCAATCTGAAAACCTCACTCGTGCATGGGCATTAGCGATGGCACTTGGTGCAGAAAGCAAGGTGAAAGCGCCTTTATTTGAAGCCGCACAACAAGATAAATTAAGCTCAATGGACGATATTCGTAAAATCTTCATTGATAACGGGGTTACAGCTGAACAATTTGATAACAACATCAACAGCTTTGCTGTAAACGGTTTAGTGAATAAACAAGTAAATGCAGCGGAACAGTTCCAAGTACGTGGCGTACCTGATTTCTATGTCAATGGCAAATACCGTGTAAACCCTGAAGGCTTAAATTACGACGATTTCGTCAAAGATTATGTAGAAACCGTGAAAGGTTTATTGCAAAAATAA
- a CDS encoding DUF413 domain-containing protein, with amino-acid sequence MAASFSVTRRFFDDKNYPRGFSRHGDYTIKESQVLEQYGQAFKALDSGERKPATKEEKEFVAFCRGERAPETFFEKTWNKYRTRINTTKRVYTLSGDVSEAASGGEDYSGE; translated from the coding sequence ATGGCTGCTAGTTTCAGTGTTACTCGTCGTTTTTTTGACGACAAAAACTACCCACGCGGATTTTCCCGTCACGGTGATTATACAATCAAAGAATCCCAAGTATTAGAGCAATATGGTCAAGCGTTTAAAGCATTAGATTCAGGCGAGCGCAAGCCAGCGACAAAAGAAGAAAAAGAATTTGTTGCATTTTGCCGTGGTGAACGTGCACCAGAAACTTTCTTCGAAAAAACCTGGAATAAATATCGTACTCGCATTAACACAACAAAACGTGTTTACACCTTATCTGGTGATGTGAGCGAAGCGGCTTCTGGCGGCGAAGATTATTCTGGCGAATAA
- the trmA gene encoding tRNA (uridine(54)-C5)-methyltransferase TrmA: MQLPISQYTELLQKKTEKLTALLQPFNAPEIAVFDSPTSHYRMRAEFRIWHDKGDFYHIMFDQTTLQRYRVDEFPIASELINRMMKALLPLLKTQEVLHKKLFQIDYLSTLSNKIIVSLLYHKQLTEEWQSAAANLKGELQQLGFDVQLIGRASKQKICLEQDFVDEVLPVKGRNYVYRQVENSFTQPNAAVNCKMLEWAIDCTQGSQGDLLELYCGNGNFSIALAQNFRKVLATEIAKPSVAAAQFNIAENGIDNLQIIRMSAEEFTQAMNGVREFNRLKGIDLKTYQCNTIFVDPPRAGLDPDTVKLVQNYDRILYISCNPHTLCENLQTLSQTHRIEKAALFDQFPYTDHMESGVWLVRK, from the coding sequence ATGCAACTACCCATTTCCCAATATACCGAACTCCTGCAAAAAAAGACTGAAAAACTGACCGCACTTTTGCAGCCCTTTAACGCCCCAGAAATAGCCGTGTTTGATTCGCCGACTAGTCATTATCGGATGCGTGCAGAATTTCGTATTTGGCATGATAAAGGCGATTTTTATCACATCATGTTTGATCAAACCACCTTGCAACGTTATCGAGTGGATGAGTTCCCGATTGCCAGCGAGCTGATCAATCGCATGATGAAAGCCTTACTGCCATTATTAAAAACGCAGGAAGTATTACATAAAAAACTGTTTCAAATTGATTATTTGAGCACACTCAGCAATAAGATCATTGTAAGCCTACTTTACCACAAGCAACTCACGGAAGAATGGCAAAGCGCTGCAGCAAACCTAAAAGGTGAATTACAACAACTTGGTTTTGATGTGCAGTTGATTGGTCGAGCGAGTAAACAAAAAATCTGTTTAGAACAAGATTTTGTTGATGAAGTATTACCGGTAAAAGGGCGTAATTATGTTTATCGCCAAGTGGAAAACAGCTTTACCCAGCCTAATGCAGCTGTAAATTGTAAGATGTTGGAATGGGCGATTGATTGCACTCAAGGTTCGCAAGGGGATTTATTGGAGCTGTATTGTGGTAACGGAAATTTCTCTATCGCCCTTGCACAAAACTTCCGTAAAGTGCTTGCTACCGAAATTGCCAAGCCATCAGTGGCTGCCGCACAATTTAATATTGCGGAAAATGGTATAGATAATTTGCAAATTATCCGTATGTCGGCAGAAGAATTTACCCAAGCAATGAATGGCGTACGTGAATTTAATCGCTTAAAAGGCATTGATTTAAAAACCTATCAATGCAATACGATTTTTGTTGATCCACCACGAGCAGGGCTTGACCCTGACACGGTAAAACTGGTGCAGAATTACGATCGTATTTTGTATATTTCCTGCAATCCACATACCCTTTGCGAGAACTTGCAGACCCTAAGCCAAACCCACCGCATTGAAAAAGCGGCGCTGTTTGATCAATTCCCTTACACAGATCATATGGAAAGCGGCGTATGGCTGGTGAGAAAATAA
- a CDS encoding class I SAM-dependent methyltransferase, with amino-acid sequence MAGEKIKIQLFAEVGTLSELTALCSPFGIEHCTESPLALVRTETHLALRKLDEPKLGDVFVNFVAGAMAHRRKFGGGRGEAVAKAVGIKGSELPSVIDATAGLGRDAFVLASIGCQVRLVERHPVVYLLLQDGLNRAYQDAEIGEMMQQNMQLLGVHHIAELNPKTESADVVYLDPMYPHKQKSALVKKEMRLFQHLVGADLDADELLTPALQLARKRVVVKRPDYAEFLAQKAPHVSRETKNHRFDIYMGEAQC; translated from the coding sequence ATGGCTGGTGAGAAAATAAAAATTCAACTGTTTGCCGAAGTAGGAACATTGTCAGAATTGACCGCACTTTGTTCCCCTTTTGGTATCGAGCATTGTACTGAAAGCCCGCTTGCATTGGTGCGAACCGAAACCCACCTTGCCCTACGTAAACTGGATGAACCCAAGTTGGGCGATGTCTTTGTAAATTTCGTAGCCGGCGCAATGGCTCATCGTCGTAAATTTGGCGGTGGACGTGGCGAAGCTGTTGCCAAAGCTGTAGGCATCAAGGGCTCAGAATTGCCTTCCGTGATTGATGCTACAGCCGGGCTTGGTCGAGATGCCTTTGTTTTAGCTTCTATCGGTTGCCAAGTGCGTTTAGTGGAACGCCATCCCGTGGTGTATTTGCTATTGCAGGATGGACTCAACCGCGCCTATCAAGATGCAGAAATAGGCGAAATGATGCAACAAAATATGCAATTATTGGGCGTTCATCATATTGCCGAACTCAATCCAAAAACAGAGAGTGCCGATGTGGTGTATTTGGATCCAATGTATCCGCACAAGCAAAAATCTGCCTTAGTTAAAAAAGAAATGCGCTTATTCCAACATTTAGTTGGTGCCGATTTGGATGCCGATGAGCTCTTGACACCTGCGTTACAATTAGCTCGTAAACGCGTGGTGGTAAAACGTCCTGATTATGCGGAATTTTTAGCGCAAAAAGCGCCCCATGTCAGTCGTGAAACCAAAAACCACCGCTTTGATATTTATATGGGAGAAGCACAATGCTAA
- a CDS encoding SoxR reducing system RseC family protein produces MLKESAVVMSYDAETGLAKVKCQSQSACGACSAREACGTASLSELNGKRGEHIFTLETITPLRTGQMVEIGLEEKSMLFSALLMYIVPLFTLLVATLLSNYISENELVRAILIFILTALSFLMVKRYTKKLGQQTEFQPILLRVLS; encoded by the coding sequence ATGCTAAAAGAAAGTGCTGTTGTAATGAGCTATGATGCGGAAACAGGTCTTGCTAAAGTGAAATGTCAGTCACAAAGTGCTTGTGGGGCTTGCTCGGCTAGAGAAGCCTGTGGAACAGCCTCCCTTTCTGAACTCAATGGAAAACGAGGCGAGCATATCTTCACGTTAGAAACAATCACGCCACTGCGCACAGGTCAAATGGTGGAAATCGGTCTAGAAGAAAAATCCATGTTATTTTCTGCATTATTAATGTATATCGTGCCACTTTTCACTCTATTGGTTGCAACATTGCTTTCTAACTATATCAGTGAAAATGAACTCGTCCGTGCGATTTTAATCTTTATTTTGACCGCACTTTCTTTTTTGATGGTTAAGCGTTATACCAAAAAACTCGGCCAACAAACAGAATTTCAGCCTATTTTGTTGAGAGTGTTGTCCTAA
- the potE gene encoding putrescine-ornithine antiporter — protein MSAKSNKIGVVQLTILTMVNMMGSGIIMLPTKLAEIGTISIVSWLVTAVGSTALAYAFAQCGMFSRKSGGMGGYAEYSFGKAGNFMANYTYGVSLVIANTAIAISAVGYGSEFLGATLSPLSIALWTIFTLWLATVLNFGGARITGNISSFTIWGVIIPVVGISIIGWKWFDGSMYVNSWNPHNVPTFEAIGVSISMTLWAFLGLESACANSDAVENPEKNVPIAVLGGTLGAAVIYIVSTNVIAGIVPNLELANSTAPFGLAFAHMFNETIGKVIMGLMVMSCFGSLLGWQFTIAQVFKSSAEEGYFPAFFKKVTSKDAPIVGMVTITSLQTLLSLMTISPSLNKQFNVLVDLAVVTNVIPYLLSMAALAVLLKTENVPHQKYKKTVLVAFIGSVYSIYALYAAGEQAMLYGSIVTFIGWTLYGFVSYKFDLKKSQA, from the coding sequence ATGAGTGCTAAAAGTAATAAAATTGGTGTGGTTCAACTCACCATTCTGACTATGGTTAATATGATGGGTTCTGGTATCATTATGTTACCGACCAAATTAGCCGAAATTGGGACTATTTCTATCGTTTCTTGGCTTGTAACCGCAGTTGGTTCAACAGCCTTAGCTTATGCATTCGCACAATGCGGTATGTTTAGTAGAAAATCCGGTGGTATGGGTGGCTATGCCGAATACTCTTTCGGTAAAGCTGGTAACTTCATGGCGAACTATACTTATGGTGTGTCGTTAGTTATTGCGAATACTGCGATTGCGATTTCTGCTGTTGGTTATGGTTCTGAGTTCCTCGGTGCAACCCTTTCTCCACTTTCTATCGCATTATGGACGATCTTCACTCTTTGGCTTGCGACTGTTCTTAACTTCGGTGGCGCAAGAATTACGGGTAACATCAGTTCATTCACCATTTGGGGTGTAATTATTCCTGTGGTGGGTATTTCAATCATCGGTTGGAAATGGTTTGATGGTTCAATGTATGTAAATTCTTGGAACCCACACAACGTGCCTACTTTTGAAGCGATCGGTGTATCTATTTCAATGACATTATGGGCATTCTTAGGGTTAGAGTCTGCTTGTGCGAACTCTGATGCGGTTGAAAATCCAGAGAAAAACGTACCAATCGCGGTACTTGGTGGTACTTTAGGTGCAGCGGTAATTTATATCGTTTCTACTAACGTTATCGCAGGTATTGTTCCTAACCTTGAACTTGCTAATTCAACAGCACCGTTCGGTTTAGCCTTTGCTCATATGTTTAATGAAACAATCGGTAAAGTCATCATGGGCTTAATGGTGATGTCTTGTTTCGGTTCATTATTAGGTTGGCAGTTCACTATCGCTCAAGTATTCAAATCTTCAGCGGAAGAAGGTTATTTCCCAGCATTCTTCAAAAAAGTTACTAGCAAAGATGCACCAATCGTTGGTATGGTAACCATCACTTCGTTACAAACATTACTATCATTAATGACAATCAGCCCATCATTAAATAAACAATTCAATGTGTTGGTGGACCTCGCGGTAGTAACGAACGTTATTCCATACTTGCTCTCAATGGCAGCACTTGCCGTATTGTTGAAAACTGAAAATGTTCCTCACCAAAAATACAAAAAAACTGTACTTGTTGCCTTTATTGGTTCAGTCTATAGTATCTATGCACTTTATGCTGCAGGTGAACAAGCGATGTTATACGGTTCAATTGTGACCTTTATCGGTTGGACATTGTATGGTTTTGTTTCTTACAAATTTGACCTTAAAAAATCTCAAGCTTAA
- the speF gene encoding ornithine decarboxylase SpeF: MPNLKIAYSPKVEQYFSTNRELVEIAKTDFTDVAAIVLSSGDVGEYLGRIQATKFGVPVFVVQTEEQQVDPKFYDSIYHIQDLNGYDIKLYSRQIETAAKLYEEKMLPPFFKMLSEYVEMGNIAFDCPGHQGGQYYRKHPAGRFLYDFFGENIFRSDICNADVKLGDLLIHEGAACDAQKYAAQVFNADKTYFVLNGTSSANKVALNAVLSPGDLVLFDRNNHKSNHHGALIQAGATPIYLETARNPFGFIGGIDSHCFEEDYLKSLIKEVAPEKLNQKRPFRLAVIQLGTYDGTIYNARQVVDKIGHLCDYILFDSAWVGYEQFIPMMKDCSPLLLELNENDPGILVTQSVHKQQAGFSQASQIHKKDKHIKGQDRYVNHKRFNNAFMLHASTSPFYPLFATLDVNAKIQGSEAGLRLWHECVKVGIEARKLVLNHCDLIRPFIPTTVKGKKWQDYDTEEIATNLEFFKFHPTDTWHKFEGYADEQYFVDPCKFLLTTPGISLENGEYEDFGIPATILANYLRENGIIPEKCDLNSILFLLTPAETLTKMQTLVAQIALFEKHIKQNSLLKDVLPTVYKNNEDRYKGYTIRQLCQEMHDLYVSRNVKQLQKDLFRKATLPEYALNPHDANIEFVRNKVELVALTDIVGRVAAEGALPYPPGVLCVVPGERWSPTAQKYFLALEEGINTLPGFAPEIQGVYLQKDPDGRTRAYGYVLTDY; encoded by the coding sequence ATGCCAAACTTAAAAATTGCATATAGTCCAAAAGTTGAACAATATTTCTCTACAAATAGAGAATTAGTTGAGATTGCCAAAACAGACTTTACAGATGTTGCGGCTATCGTATTAAGTTCAGGTGATGTAGGAGAATACCTCGGTCGAATTCAAGCAACAAAATTCGGCGTTCCAGTATTCGTTGTTCAAACAGAAGAACAACAAGTGGATCCAAAATTCTATGATTCTATTTATCATATCCAAGATTTAAACGGTTATGACATCAAACTTTATAGCCGTCAAATCGAAACTGCAGCGAAACTTTATGAAGAAAAAATGTTACCTCCATTCTTCAAAATGTTAAGTGAATATGTGGAAATGGGTAATATCGCTTTTGACTGTCCAGGACATCAAGGTGGTCAATATTACCGTAAACACCCAGCAGGTCGTTTCCTTTACGATTTCTTTGGTGAAAATATTTTCCGTTCTGATATTTGTAATGCGGACGTCAAATTAGGTGACTTGTTAATTCATGAAGGTGCAGCTTGTGATGCACAAAAATATGCCGCTCAAGTATTCAATGCAGATAAAACCTACTTCGTATTAAACGGTACTTCATCTGCAAACAAAGTAGCATTAAACGCAGTGCTTTCTCCAGGCGATTTAGTATTATTTGACCGTAACAACCACAAATCAAACCACCACGGTGCGTTAATTCAAGCAGGTGCAACGCCAATTTACTTGGAAACTGCACGTAACCCATTTGGTTTCATCGGTGGTATTGATAGTCACTGTTTTGAAGAAGATTACTTAAAATCATTAATCAAAGAAGTGGCACCTGAAAAATTAAACCAAAAACGTCCGTTCCGTTTAGCAGTTATCCAATTAGGTACTTATGACGGTACGATTTATAACGCACGCCAAGTTGTGGATAAAATCGGTCACCTTTGTGATTACATCTTATTCGACTCTGCATGGGTAGGTTATGAACAGTTTATTCCAATGATGAAAGATTGCTCTCCATTATTGCTTGAATTAAATGAAAATGACCCTGGTATTTTAGTGACACAATCTGTTCACAAACAACAAGCTGGTTTCTCACAAGCTTCACAAATCCATAAAAAAGATAAACATATCAAAGGTCAAGATCGTTATGTAAACCATAAACGTTTCAATAACGCCTTCATGTTACATGCTTCAACCAGTCCGTTCTATCCATTGTTTGCAACATTAGATGTGAACGCGAAAATCCAAGGTAGTGAAGCAGGTCTTCGCTTATGGCATGAATGTGTGAAAGTGGGTATCGAAGCACGTAAATTAGTGTTGAATCACTGTGATTTAATCCGTCCATTCATCCCTACAACAGTGAAAGGTAAAAAATGGCAAGATTATGACACAGAAGAAATCGCAACCAACCTCGAATTCTTCAAATTCCACCCAACTGATACATGGCATAAATTTGAAGGCTATGCGGATGAACAATACTTCGTTGACCCATGTAAATTCTTACTTACCACTCCAGGTATCAGCTTAGAAAATGGTGAATATGAAGACTTCGGTATTCCAGCAACCATTCTTGCAAACTACTTACGTGAAAACGGTATTATTCCGGAAAAATGTGACTTGAACTCTATCTTATTCTTGCTCACTCCGGCAGAAACTCTTACCAAAATGCAAACATTGGTCGCTCAAATCGCCTTGTTCGAAAAACACATTAAACAAAACTCTTTATTAAAAGATGTATTGCCAACCGTGTACAAAAACAACGAAGACCGCTACAAAGGCTACACAATCCGTCAATTATGCCAAGAAATGCATGACCTTTATGTAAGCCGCAATGTAAAACAACTTCAAAAAGACCTATTCCGCAAAGCAACATTACCGGAATATGCGTTAAATCCACACGATGCGAATATTGAATTCGTTCGTAACAAAGTTGAACTTGTTGCATTAACTGACATTGTTGGTCGCGTAGCTGCGGAAGGTGCATTACCTTATCCTCCAGGTGTGTTATGTGTGGTTCCAGGGGAAAGATGGAGTCCGACTGCACAAAAATACTTCCTCGCATTAGAAGAAGGTATCAACACATTACCTGGTTTCGCACCTGAAATCCAAGGGGTTTACTTACAAAAAGACCCTGATGGACGTACTCGTGCATATGGCTATGTTTTAACTGACTATTAA
- the speFL gene encoding leader peptide SpeFL: MLLRTYIHRYVHTKVLRLLRFNPIKGRSLMAHIRRTRHIMMPSHRSCFSYSVFASQNKPSNTAL, from the coding sequence ATGCTACTTCGTACATATATACACAGATACGTCCATACGAAAGTATTGAGACTTTTACGGTTTAATCCGATAAAAGGTCGTTCTTTGATGGCGCACATCCGTCGTACACGCCATATTATGATGCCATCGCATCGCTCTTGCTTCTCATATTCAGTATTTGCTTCTCAAAATAAACCATCCAACACGGCTCTCTAA
- a CDS encoding ornithine carbamoyltransferase, which produces MAFNLKNRHLLSLVHHSEREINYLLDLSRDLKRAKYAGTEQQQLKGKNIALIFEKTSTRTRCAFEVAAYDQGARVTYIDPNSSQIGHKESMKDTARVLGRMYDAIEYRGFKQSTVQELADYAGVPVFNGLTDEFHPTQMLADVLTMIEHCDKPLRQISYVYIGDARNNMGNSLLLIGSKLGMDVRICGPKALLPEAGFVEMCEGFAKESGACLTVTEDIDKAVKGADFVHTDVWVSMGEPLDAWAERIKLLLPYQVTPELMKRTGNPKVKFMHCLPAFHNSETKVGRQIAEKYPELANGIEVTEEVFESPMNIAFDQAENRMHTIKAVMVASLA; this is translated from the coding sequence ATGGCTTTTAATCTTAAAAATAGACACTTATTGAGTCTTGTTCATCATTCAGAACGCGAAATTAATTATTTGTTAGATTTATCACGTGATTTGAAACGTGCTAAATATGCAGGAACAGAGCAGCAACAACTTAAAGGTAAAAATATTGCACTTATTTTTGAAAAAACCTCAACTCGTACTCGTTGTGCTTTTGAAGTCGCTGCTTATGATCAAGGTGCTAGAGTGACTTACATTGATCCAAACTCCTCTCAGATTGGACATAAAGAAAGCATGAAGGATACAGCTCGAGTTCTTGGGAGAATGTATGATGCGATTGAATATCGGGGCTTTAAACAAAGTACCGTGCAAGAACTTGCGGATTATGCAGGTGTGCCGGTGTTTAATGGTTTAACGGATGAGTTTCATCCTACACAAATGCTCGCGGATGTTCTTACGATGATTGAACATTGTGACAAGCCACTTCGTCAAATTAGTTATGTGTATATTGGTGATGCACGTAATAACATGGGGAATTCTCTTTTACTAATTGGATCAAAACTAGGGATGGATGTGCGTATTTGCGGTCCCAAAGCTTTATTACCAGAAGCCGGTTTTGTTGAGATGTGTGAAGGTTTTGCTAAAGAAAGTGGTGCATGCCTTACCGTAACTGAAGATATTGATAAAGCAGTAAAAGGTGCCGATTTTGTGCATACTGATGTTTGGGTTTCAATGGGCGAACCATTAGACGCTTGGGCAGAACGCATTAAGTTATTGCTTCCTTATCAAGTAACGCCTGAACTCATGAAGCGTACGGGTAATCCAAAAGTAAAATTCATGCACTGTTTACCTGCATTCCATAATAGTGAAACGAAAGTGGGTCGCCAAATTGCTGAAAAGTATCCTGAATTAGCAAACGGCATTGAAGTGACTGAAGAGGTGTTTGAATCGCCGATGAATATTGCATTTGATCAAGCAGAAAACCGTATGCATACGATTAAAGCAGTCATGGTAGCGAGTTTGGCTTAG